The following coding sequences lie in one Chelatococcus sp. YT9 genomic window:
- a CDS encoding GAF domain-containing protein, with protein sequence MSLRLSDLSACFEGVIPSIIATAAADGTPNISYLSHVVRVDEDHVALSNQFFAKTAANIRANPKVTLILVDGFTGDQFLLEISFVRSLDAGVLFDKIARQLKASSAQIGMSEVMRLRSADIFRVHGIEKVPNPAGTPSSPAGRDSISLPALSAAIKLIEQQTEAEEIIDALLRGVESVLGHSNALVLMHDCQRGCLMTTGSTGYEQSGLGSEISGGDGLIGAAATSGQTIKVNDMSRVRRFGEAIGRETEAAENSTRTVAFPRLPSAMSQIAVPMAVRGTVTGVLFVESDKRLAFRDEDEAALEILACQAASALRANELELAASEPRRATAGSEATTAGREIRVAHHRFDDSIFIDGTYIVKGVAGTLLRLMVERHQDEGRSEFTNRELRLAAGARMPDIKDNLETRLLLLRRRLEEKRSPIQIVRVGRGRVRLQAEGRLRLHPAQD encoded by the coding sequence ATGAGCCTGCGCCTTTCTGACCTTTCGGCGTGTTTCGAGGGTGTCATTCCCTCCATCATCGCCACTGCCGCAGCCGACGGCACGCCCAATATCTCCTATCTCTCCCACGTGGTACGGGTTGACGAAGACCATGTCGCGCTCTCCAACCAGTTCTTTGCCAAGACGGCGGCGAATATTCGCGCCAATCCCAAGGTTACACTGATCCTCGTTGACGGCTTTACGGGCGACCAGTTCCTGCTCGAGATCAGCTTTGTGCGTTCTCTCGACGCCGGTGTGCTCTTCGACAAGATCGCACGCCAGCTCAAGGCGAGTAGCGCGCAGATCGGCATGTCGGAAGTCATGCGGCTGCGAAGCGCAGATATTTTTCGTGTGCACGGCATCGAGAAGGTCCCCAATCCAGCCGGAACTCCGTCGTCGCCAGCCGGCCGCGATTCCATCAGCCTGCCTGCCCTGTCGGCGGCGATCAAGCTCATCGAGCAGCAGACAGAGGCTGAAGAGATCATCGATGCTTTGCTCCGCGGCGTCGAAAGCGTACTCGGACACAGCAACGCGCTCGTGCTCATGCATGACTGCCAGCGCGGCTGCCTGATGACCACCGGCAGCACCGGCTACGAGCAATCGGGATTAGGATCGGAGATTTCAGGCGGCGACGGGCTGATCGGCGCAGCCGCAACTAGCGGCCAGACAATAAAGGTTAACGACATGAGCCGCGTGCGCCGCTTCGGCGAAGCAATCGGCCGTGAAACAGAGGCCGCAGAGAACTCCACGCGCACTGTCGCCTTTCCTCGCTTGCCTTCCGCAATGAGCCAAATTGCCGTTCCCATGGCCGTCCGCGGCACGGTGACGGGCGTGCTCTTCGTTGAGAGCGACAAGCGCCTGGCCTTTCGAGATGAAGACGAGGCCGCCCTCGAAATCCTGGCGTGCCAAGCGGCAAGCGCCCTGCGTGCAAACGAACTGGAATTGGCTGCCTCAGAACCGAGGCGGGCGACCGCAGGCTCCGAAGCTACCACTGCCGGACGAGAGATCCGCGTCGCGCATCATCGCTTCGACGACAGCATTTTCATTGATGGCACCTACATCGTGAAGGGCGTCGCGGGCACCCTGCTGCGTCTGATGGTCGAACGGCACCAAGACGAGGGGCGAAGCGAGTTCACGAACCGCGAACTGCGCCTCGCCGCCGGCGCGCGGATGCCGGACATCAAGGACAATCTCGAAACCAGACTGTTGCTCCTCCGCCGTCGGCTCGAGGAAAAGCGAAGTCCGATCCAGATCGTTCGGGTAGGCAGAGGTCGCGTTCGCCTCCAGGCGGAGGGACGCCTCCGGCTCCACCCTGCACAGGACTAA
- a CDS encoding pyridoxamine 5'-phosphate oxidase family protein, which produces MGQAVRLDDNLLEFFKRPLMCIIAGVDPAGLPSAGRGVGLRLLEKEEAIEIIFSAWQWPRLEANIRQTARIAATFVSPSDYVSFQLKGRGIMRDVEATDLDRADLFIAAATNELESLGVSRHLIAPWLTAREARVIQLEVSETYVQTPGPLAGMRAGARSP; this is translated from the coding sequence ATGGGGCAAGCGGTGCGCCTTGACGACAATCTTCTCGAATTCTTCAAGCGGCCGCTGATGTGCATCATCGCGGGTGTTGATCCCGCGGGGCTCCCATCTGCGGGGCGTGGCGTTGGCCTACGCCTTCTGGAAAAAGAAGAGGCGATCGAGATCATCTTCTCGGCCTGGCAATGGCCGCGGCTCGAAGCGAACATCCGGCAGACAGCGCGGATCGCCGCTACCTTCGTCAGCCCTTCGGACTATGTCAGCTTCCAACTGAAGGGGCGCGGCATCATGAGGGATGTGGAGGCGACCGACCTTGATCGTGCCGACCTTTTCATAGCTGCGGCGACGAACGAGCTTGAATCACTCGGTGTTTCCCGACATCTGATTGCACCATGGCTAACGGCTCGTGAGGCCCGCGTCATTCAGCTCGAAGTCAGCGAGACCTACGTCCAGACGCCTGGCCCGCTTGCAGGTATGCGTGCGGGCGCGAGGTCCCCATGA
- a CDS encoding arylamine N-acetyltransferase yields the protein MTLAPSHENAALSADELNAYLDKIGLEHPASIDIHSLSKLHRAHLMTFTWEALDAFMGWPSSVTPASAFTKMVEGKRGGWCYEMNGLFGAALTALGFRVTRLCGGVNREVLGDIAIGNHLTLRVDLDRPYLAEVGVADAIVEPVPLGVGRFMQRGFEFSITAAGNGWLRLNNHERGIAKSFDFHPDYSDEATMAATHGWLMRDSGSPFTNALAILRHTPDGYIALQNDALRQVTANSVTEQRITSADHFAETLETVFDLDVPQTRGVWDKIQAIGRDKAA from the coding sequence ATGACACTTGCGCCTTCACATGAAAATGCAGCTCTTAGTGCCGATGAGCTAAATGCCTACCTCGACAAGATCGGTCTGGAGCACCCCGCCTCCATCGACATTCACAGCCTATCAAAGCTGCACCGCGCTCATCTTATGACGTTCACGTGGGAGGCGTTGGACGCGTTTATGGGATGGCCATCTTCGGTCACTCCAGCTTCCGCCTTCACCAAGATGGTCGAAGGCAAGCGCGGTGGTTGGTGCTACGAAATGAACGGCCTCTTCGGCGCCGCGCTCACCGCACTCGGTTTCCGGGTCACCCGCCTCTGCGGTGGGGTCAACCGGGAAGTCCTCGGCGACATCGCCATTGGCAACCATTTGACACTACGCGTCGATCTCGACCGTCCTTATCTTGCCGAAGTCGGTGTGGCCGATGCCATCGTCGAACCGGTCCCGCTTGGTGTCGGGCGGTTCATGCAGCGCGGTTTCGAGTTTTCGATTACCGCGGCGGGGAACGGCTGGCTGCGCTTGAACAATCATGAGCGTGGCATCGCTAAGAGCTTCGATTTTCACCCTGATTACAGCGACGAGGCAACGATGGCCGCGACACATGGCTGGCTGATGCGGGATTCCGGCTCGCCGTTCACGAACGCGCTCGCGATCCTGCGGCATACGCCGGACGGCTATATCGCTCTACAGAACGACGCCTTGAGGCAGGTGACGGCAAACAGCGTGACCGAGCAACGCATCACGAGCGCCGACCACTTCGCTGAGACGCTCGAAACCGTTTTTGATCTTGATGTTCCCCAGACCCGGGGCGTCTGGGACAAGATCCAGGCGATCGGCCGCGACAAGGCGGCTTGA